A single region of the Deinococcus carri genome encodes:
- a CDS encoding alpha/beta fold hydrolase: MPTERELVVNGVRLHLVEAGPAGGPLVLLLHGFPEFWRAWERQIEPLARAGFRVVAPDLRGYNLSEKPPGVTAYRLKTLREDVAALIHALGHERAHVVGHDWGGIIAWALAIRQPEVVERLVILNAPHPAAARRMLRTPRQWLKSWYILFFQLPWLPERVLPRFGAWALHGTNPRAYTEQDRDLYRQAWAQPGAATGMINYYRALRRFGNVKETRVRVPTLVLWGQRDVALLPELADGLERWVPNLRVVRLPRASHWVMRDEPVRVNNLLVDFLSGGGPAVAFSGHATDHS; this comes from the coding sequence ATGCCGACGGAAAGAGAGTTGGTCGTGAATGGGGTCCGCCTGCATCTGGTGGAGGCGGGGCCTGCGGGCGGGCCGCTGGTGCTGCTGCTGCACGGCTTCCCGGAATTCTGGCGGGCCTGGGAGCGGCAGATAGAGCCGCTGGCGCGCGCGGGGTTCCGGGTGGTCGCGCCGGACCTGCGCGGTTACAACCTCAGCGAGAAGCCGCCGGGCGTGACCGCCTACCGCCTGAAAACCCTGCGGGAGGACGTGGCGGCCCTGATTCACGCCCTGGGACACGAGCGGGCGCACGTGGTCGGGCACGACTGGGGCGGCATCATCGCCTGGGCGCTCGCCATCCGGCAGCCGGAGGTGGTGGAGCGGCTGGTGATTCTGAACGCGCCGCACCCCGCGGCCGCCCGGCGGATGCTCCGCACGCCCCGGCAATGGCTGAAGTCCTGGTACATCCTCTTTTTCCAGCTTCCCTGGCTGCCCGAACGGGTCCTGCCACGCTTCGGGGCGTGGGCGCTGCACGGGACGAACCCGCGGGCGTACACCGAGCAGGACCGCGACCTGTACCGCCAGGCTTGGGCACAGCCCGGCGCGGCGACGGGCATGATCAACTACTACCGCGCCCTGCGGCGCTTCGGCAACGTCAAAGAAACCCGGGTGCGGGTCCCCACCCTGGTGCTGTGGGGCCAGCGCGACGTGGCCCTGCTGCCCGAGCTGGCCGACGGCCTGGAACGCTGGGTGCCGAACTTGCGGGTGGTGCGGCTTCCGCGTGCCAGCCACTGGGTGATGCGTGACGAGCCGGTGCGGGTGAACAATCTGCTGGTGGACTTTCTTTCCGGGGGCGGGCCGGCCGTGGCATTCTCAGGGCATGCCACAGATCACAGTTGA
- a CDS encoding 2Fe-2S iron-sulfur cluster-binding protein, whose translation MPQITVDGYGVLEAREGERLVLALERGGVDILHRCGGVARCTTCRVSFTQGEPDAMTVAEYDKLQDKGLLGQARLSCQIECREDMALTPLQTVQNTGLEPGKAPTEQIEPEPVWTTRPGASTEG comes from the coding sequence ATGCCACAGATCACAGTTGACGGTTACGGAGTCCTGGAAGCGCGGGAGGGCGAGCGGCTGGTGCTGGCGCTGGAGCGCGGCGGCGTGGACATCCTGCACCGCTGCGGCGGGGTGGCCCGCTGCACCACCTGCCGCGTGAGCTTTACCCAGGGCGAGCCGGACGCCATGACCGTCGCCGAGTACGACAAGCTTCAGGACAAGGGGCTGCTGGGCCAGGCCCGCCTCTCCTGCCAGATCGAGTGCCGGGAGGACATGGCCCTGACGCCCCTCCAGACCGTCCAGAACACCGGCCTGGAACCCGGCAAGGCCCCCACCGAGCAGATTGAACCCGAGCCGGTGTGGACGACGCGGCCGGGGGCCTCCACCGAGGGTTAG
- a CDS encoding YetF domain-containing protein gives MSSPEVVPFELQRMFLGDTSPLFLLEIVFRTAVIFLWLVFLLRLTGKRGLAQLSPLELAIVIALGSAAGDPLFYPEVPLVHAMLVLALVVGFQRLLASLVIRSETVETFIDGKPVELVRGGVIARNRLDSVSLSLEDLFERLRTQGVRQLGEVQRAYLEQDGNLSVFTYPQNAPAGLPIVPPWDLEPPPRCRAGTLQAGEVACLNCGFRLSAPGPLPTCPNCGCADWTPTLTDPLETA, from the coding sequence TTGAGCAGCCCGGAGGTCGTGCCCTTCGAGCTTCAGCGGATGTTTCTGGGGGACACGTCACCGCTGTTTCTGCTGGAGATCGTGTTTCGCACGGCCGTGATCTTCCTGTGGCTGGTCTTTCTGCTGCGGCTGACGGGCAAGCGGGGGCTGGCGCAGCTCAGCCCGCTGGAACTCGCCATCGTGATCGCGCTGGGGTCGGCGGCGGGGGACCCGCTGTTCTACCCGGAGGTGCCGCTGGTCCACGCCATGCTGGTGCTGGCGCTGGTGGTGGGCTTTCAGCGCCTGCTGGCCTCCCTGGTGATCCGCAGCGAGACCGTGGAGACCTTTATCGACGGCAAGCCGGTCGAACTGGTGCGCGGCGGCGTGATTGCCCGGAATCGGCTGGACAGCGTGAGCCTCAGCCTGGAGGACCTGTTCGAGCGCCTGCGCACCCAGGGCGTGCGCCAGCTCGGGGAGGTCCAGCGCGCCTACCTGGAGCAGGACGGCAACCTCAGCGTCTTCACGTACCCGCAGAATGCGCCTGCCGGGCTGCCCATCGTGCCCCCCTGGGACCTGGAGCCGCCCCCACGGTGCCGCGCCGGAACCCTCCAGGCGGGCGAGGTCGCCTGCCTGAACTGCGGCTTCCGGCTGAGCGCCCCCGGCCCGCTGCCCACCTGCCCGAACTGCGGCTGTGCCGACTGGACCCCCACGCTCACCGACCCGCTGGAAACCGCATAG
- the mltG gene encoding endolytic transglycosylase MltG, translating to MTRLEGRRTPLWVWLLLALVVVLLLAALAAFLYLRGLTQPAGGSAYTLEVKPGDTLPRVARTLEEHRIVKNADALRFVMRRNGTAGSLKEGLYDLTGQMNVYQVADKLAGPARIPTVSVTIPEGWRIKDMPPVFGKAGFDAAAVRAALNDASLSPYAAGKQKNLEGFVFPATYEFRVGETPRDAVKEMVDRMGQEFTPENVAKAKALGLGVRDWVTLASMVQAEAANDGEMPVIAGVFLNRLRDGIALGSDPTVAYGLGKDLPDLDRSAGDFTKDTPYSTYTRMGLPAGPINNPGQAALLSVVNAKRQMADGRDALYFLHGLDGKIYVNHDYAAHLQDVARHR from the coding sequence ATGACCCGCCTGGAAGGCCGCCGGACACCCCTGTGGGTGTGGCTGCTGCTGGCGCTGGTGGTGGTGTTGCTGCTCGCTGCGCTGGCCGCCTTCCTGTACCTGCGCGGCCTCACGCAGCCCGCCGGGGGCAGCGCCTACACGCTGGAGGTCAAGCCGGGCGACACCCTGCCGCGCGTGGCCCGCACCCTCGAAGAACACCGCATCGTGAAGAATGCCGACGCCCTGCGCTTCGTGATGCGCCGCAACGGCACGGCGGGCAGCCTCAAGGAAGGGCTGTACGACCTGACCGGACAGATGAACGTCTACCAGGTGGCCGACAAGCTGGCCGGTCCCGCCCGCATTCCCACTGTGAGCGTGACCATCCCCGAGGGCTGGCGCATCAAGGACATGCCGCCCGTGTTCGGGAAGGCCGGGTTCGACGCGGCGGCGGTGCGGGCCGCCCTCAACGACGCCAGCCTCAGCCCCTACGCGGCGGGCAAGCAGAAGAACCTCGAAGGCTTCGTCTTTCCCGCGACCTACGAGTTCCGGGTGGGCGAGACGCCCCGCGACGCGGTGAAGGAGATGGTGGACCGCATGGGCCAGGAGTTCACCCCGGAGAACGTGGCGAAGGCCAAGGCGCTGGGCCTGGGCGTGCGCGACTGGGTGACGCTCGCCAGCATGGTGCAGGCGGAGGCCGCCAACGACGGGGAGATGCCGGTGATTGCCGGGGTGTTCCTCAACCGCCTGCGCGACGGCATCGCGCTGGGCAGCGACCCCACCGTCGCCTACGGCCTGGGCAAGGATCTGCCGGACCTCGACCGCAGCGCCGGGGACTTTACGAAGGACACGCCCTACAGCACCTACACCCGCATGGGCCTCCCCGCCGGTCCCATCAACAACCCCGGCCAGGCCGCCCTCCTGAGCGTCGTGAACGCCAAGCGCCAGATGGCCGACGGCCGCGACGCCCTGTACTTCCTGCACGGCCTCGACGGCAAGATTTACGTGAACCACGACTACGCGGCGCACCTGCAGGACGTGGCGCGGCATCGGTAG
- a CDS encoding sugar kinase has protein sequence MTEHKPLVSLGDLAWDVLAKPDTMLLPGGDTTGRLELSGGGSAANVAVWARRAGCRATFVGKIGRDRFGELATLGLHGEDVGTALILSDAHPTGVILALIDRRGQRAMLTGQGADWELLPQELPQEVLRGARHLHLTAWSLFRDPPRAAALEAARLAKAAGATLSLDPGSFQMIQQMGRETFLGIVDDVPFDVIFPNDDEARAMSGEAEPGRALDWLRDRYPHALVVLKLDEHGALLEGPTQPRTHIPATRDPLIDATGAGDAFGGAFLAGWLEHGDAAHAGRLAVQVGGWVVSRFGARPPADADLHARLAPFQVGEVSA, from the coding sequence ATGACGGAACATAAACCTCTCGTGTCGCTGGGCGACCTGGCCTGGGACGTGCTGGCCAAACCTGACACCATGCTGTTGCCGGGCGGGGACACCACCGGGCGGCTGGAACTCTCCGGGGGTGGGTCGGCGGCGAACGTGGCCGTGTGGGCACGCCGGGCAGGCTGCCGCGCGACCTTTGTCGGCAAGATTGGCCGCGACCGCTTCGGGGAACTGGCGACCCTGGGCCTGCACGGCGAGGACGTGGGCACCGCCCTGATCCTCAGTGACGCGCACCCGACCGGCGTGATTCTGGCGCTGATTGACCGCCGGGGCCAGCGCGCCATGCTGACCGGCCAGGGGGCCGACTGGGAGCTGCTGCCCCAGGAACTGCCCCAGGAGGTGCTGCGGGGGGCACGGCACCTGCACCTCACGGCCTGGAGCCTCTTCCGCGACCCACCCCGCGCCGCCGCGCTGGAGGCCGCGCGCCTCGCCAAGGCGGCCGGGGCCACCCTCAGCCTCGATCCCGGGAGCTTTCAGATGATTCAGCAGATGGGCCGCGAGACCTTTCTGGGCATTGTGGACGACGTGCCCTTCGACGTGATCTTTCCCAACGACGACGAGGCCCGCGCCATGAGCGGCGAGGCCGAGCCGGGCCGGGCGCTGGACTGGCTGCGCGACCGCTACCCGCACGCGCTGGTCGTGCTGAAGCTCGACGAACACGGCGCGCTGCTCGAAGGCCCCACGCAGCCCCGCACCCACATCCCCGCCACCCGTGACCCGCTGATCGACGCGACCGGGGCCGGGGACGCATTCGGCGGGGCCTTTCTGGCGGGCTGGCTGGAGCATGGGGACGCCGCGCACGCGGGCCGCCTGGCGGTGCAGGTGGGCGGCTGGGTCGTGTCGCGCTTCGGGGCCAGGCCGCCCGCCGACGCCGACCTGCACGCGCGGCTCGCGCCGTTTCAGGTGGGCGAGGTGAGCGCATGA
- the gatB gene encoding Asp-tRNA(Asn)/Glu-tRNA(Gln) amidotransferase subunit GatB, protein MYRAVIGLEVHLQLRTRSKLFSACPADYHGAEPNTYTDPLTLGLPGTLPTLNREAVDLALMFGLALNCDVAGFTQFHRKNYFYPDAPKNFQLSQYDRPVARDGFLEIGGERVRIKRAHLEDDAGKLIHPAYAPYSLLDLNRAGSPLIEMVTEADITGAEQARAFLEAVQAIAQSLGVSDATPEEGKMRCDVNLSLHKPGEPWGTKVEVKNLNSFRSVARAIEYETARQTRVLDAGGVITQDTLGWDEGGQKTFVMRTKEGEADYRYFPEPDLPPLNITPEWIERVRARMPELPAQKRARYVAAGVRESDAETLSLNVPLGRFYDEALSSQPAPDAPKVDAQKLANWLLTDVTGLLAAREIGIAQAELKPGHLAALVRLIDAGTISGKIAKDLLPDVMDGQDPEALVRERGLSVVTDTAAIDAAIDVAMQADPATVEKVRAGNAKAMNALFGPVMKATGGKARPEVVRERLQAKLGL, encoded by the coding sequence ATGTACCGTGCCGTCATCGGGCTGGAAGTCCACCTGCAACTGCGGACGCGCTCCAAGCTCTTCAGCGCCTGCCCCGCCGACTACCACGGCGCGGAGCCGAACACCTACACCGACCCCCTCACCCTGGGGCTGCCCGGCACCCTGCCCACCCTCAACCGCGAGGCGGTGGACCTCGCGCTGATGTTTGGCCTGGCGCTGAACTGCGACGTGGCAGGCTTTACCCAGTTTCACCGCAAGAACTACTTCTACCCCGACGCGCCCAAGAACTTTCAGCTCTCGCAGTACGACCGCCCGGTCGCGCGGGACGGCTTTCTGGAAATCGGCGGCGAGCGCGTGCGCATCAAGCGCGCCCATCTGGAGGACGACGCGGGCAAGCTGATTCACCCCGCCTATGCCCCCTACAGCCTGCTGGACCTCAACCGCGCCGGGTCGCCGCTGATCGAGATGGTGACGGAGGCCGACATCACCGGGGCGGAGCAGGCCCGCGCGTTTCTGGAAGCGGTGCAGGCCATCGCGCAGTCGCTGGGCGTGTCGGACGCCACACCCGAGGAAGGCAAGATGCGCTGCGACGTGAACCTCAGCCTTCACAAACCCGGCGAGCCGTGGGGCACCAAGGTCGAGGTGAAGAACCTCAACTCCTTCCGCTCGGTGGCCCGCGCCATCGAGTACGAGACGGCGCGGCAGACGCGGGTGCTGGACGCGGGCGGCGTGATTACCCAGGACACGCTGGGCTGGGACGAGGGCGGCCAGAAGACCTTCGTGATGCGGACGAAGGAGGGCGAGGCCGACTACCGTTACTTCCCCGAACCGGACCTGCCGCCCCTGAACATCACCCCCGAGTGGATCGAGCGCGTGCGGGCGCGGATGCCCGAACTGCCCGCGCAGAAGCGGGCGCGCTACGTGGCGGCGGGCGTGCGCGAGAGCGACGCCGAGACGCTGAGCCTGAACGTGCCCCTGGGCCGCTTCTACGATGAGGCGCTGTCCTCGCAGCCCGCCCCCGACGCCCCGAAAGTGGATGCACAGAAGCTCGCCAACTGGCTGCTGACCGACGTGACCGGGTTGCTGGCCGCCCGTGAAATCGGCATCGCACAGGCGGAGTTGAAGCCGGGGCACCTCGCCGCCCTGGTCCGGCTGATTGACGCGGGGACCATCAGCGGCAAGATTGCGAAAGACCTCCTCCCCGATGTGATGGACGGGCAGGACCCCGAGGCCCTGGTGCGCGAGCGTGGCTTGAGCGTCGTGACGGATACCGCCGCCATCGACGCCGCCATCGACGTTGCGATGCAGGCCGACCCCGCCACGGTGGAAAAGGTCCGCGCCGGAAACGCCAAGGCGATGAACGCCCTCTTCGGCCCGGTGATGAAGGCCACCGGGGGCAAGGCCAGGCCGGAAGTCGTGCGCGAGCGGCTTCAGGCGAAGCTGGGGCTGTGA
- a CDS encoding GNAT family N-acetyltransferase, whose translation MPGVIRPALPADALTLARHRYPAETDAPERPVYAAWVADALERGRYVGFLAAPDGGEVVAGAGLTLLEWGPSRGDPQPYRARVVNVWTHPGWRRQGLARELVMRCLQAARERGITRVSLGTSEMGRGLYEGLGFRARGTEMELVLK comes from the coding sequence ATGCCCGGCGTGATTCGCCCCGCCCTCCCCGCTGACGCCCTGACCCTCGCCCGGCACCGTTACCCCGCCGAAACCGATGCCCCCGAGCGGCCCGTCTACGCCGCCTGGGTCGCGGACGCGCTGGAACGCGGTCGGTACGTCGGATTTCTGGCCGCCCCGGACGGGGGAGAGGTGGTGGCCGGTGCGGGCCTGACCCTGCTGGAATGGGGACCTTCGCGCGGCGACCCGCAGCCGTACCGGGCGCGGGTGGTGAACGTCTGGACGCACCCCGGCTGGCGGCGTCAGGGCCTCGCCCGCGAACTGGTCATGCGCTGCCTGCAAGCCGCCCGCGAGCGAGGCATCACCCGCGTCAGCTTGGGCACCAGCGAGATGGGGCGGGGGCTGTACGAGGGGCTGGGCTTCCGGGCACGGGGGACGGAGATGGAGTTGGTCCTGAAGTAG
- a CDS encoding ATP-binding protein, with product MTAALGQVKARTLGELLQTPEYAGRTPFDGQVRTVQDEVRDNLTRKLRSGEDLFPGVVGYDETVIPQLTNALLARQNFILLGLRGQAKSRILRAITGLLDEVVPVIDGVDMPDDPLNPIGSEGRHLLEAHGLDLPIRWLPRDDRYVEKLATPDVTVADLIGDVDPIKAARLGTSLGDTRSMHFGLLPRANRGIFAVNELADLAPKVQVALFNILQEGDVQIKGYPIRLELDVMLVFSANPEDYTARGKIVTPLKDRIGSEIRTHYPSDVRLGMDITAQEAVRAEGVVVPDFIAELIEEIAFQAREDGRVDKLSGVSQRLPISLMELASANAERRALVSGDLPVVRVSDVYAGLPAITGKLELEYEGELKGADVVARDVIRKAAGAVYARRYASADTRDLEKWFEDGNVFRFPQAGDAGAAMKATRTVPGLTDLAAQVANSGEDAVRASAAEFILEGLYGRKKLSRAEETYAAPEPEVRQQRGGRWN from the coding sequence ATGACAGCCGCATTGGGACAGGTGAAGGCCAGGACGCTGGGAGAACTGCTTCAGACGCCGGAGTACGCGGGCCGCACGCCCTTCGACGGCCAGGTGCGGACCGTGCAGGACGAGGTGCGGGACAACCTGACGCGCAAGCTGCGGAGCGGCGAGGACCTGTTCCCCGGTGTGGTCGGCTACGACGAGACCGTAATTCCGCAGCTCACGAACGCGCTGCTGGCCCGCCAGAACTTCATCCTGCTGGGCCTGCGCGGCCAGGCCAAGAGCCGCATCCTGCGCGCGATTACCGGTCTGCTCGATGAGGTCGTGCCCGTGATCGACGGCGTGGACATGCCCGACGACCCCCTCAACCCCATCGGGTCGGAGGGCCGTCACCTGCTGGAGGCGCACGGTCTGGACCTCCCGATCCGCTGGCTGCCGCGCGACGACCGCTACGTGGAAAAGCTCGCCACCCCCGACGTGACGGTGGCCGACCTGATCGGGGACGTGGACCCCATCAAGGCCGCCCGCCTGGGCACCAGCTTGGGCGACACCCGCTCGATGCACTTCGGGCTGCTGCCGCGTGCCAACCGGGGCATCTTCGCGGTGAACGAGCTGGCCGACCTCGCGCCCAAGGTGCAGGTGGCCCTCTTCAACATCCTTCAGGAGGGGGACGTGCAGATCAAGGGCTACCCCATCCGGCTGGAGCTGGACGTGATGCTGGTCTTCTCGGCCAACCCCGAGGACTACACCGCGCGCGGCAAGATCGTCACGCCGCTCAAGGACCGCATCGGCAGTGAAATTCGCACCCACTACCCCAGCGACGTGCGGCTGGGCATGGACATCACCGCGCAGGAGGCCGTGAGGGCCGAGGGCGTCGTGGTGCCTGACTTTATCGCGGAGCTGATCGAGGAGATCGCCTTCCAGGCCCGCGAGGACGGGCGGGTGGACAAGCTCAGCGGCGTGTCGCAGCGCCTCCCCATCAGCCTGATGGAACTCGCCTCCGCCAATGCCGAGCGCCGCGCGCTGGTGTCGGGCGACCTGCCGGTGGTGCGCGTCAGCGACGTGTACGCGGGCCTGCCCGCCATCACCGGCAAGCTGGAACTCGAGTACGAGGGCGAACTCAAGGGCGCGGACGTGGTGGCCCGCGACGTGATCCGCAAGGCCGCCGGGGCCGTGTACGCCCGCCGCTATGCCTCCGCCGACACCCGCGACCTGGAAAAGTGGTTCGAGGACGGCAACGTCTTCCGTTTCCCGCAGGCCGGGGACGCCGGGGCCGCGATGAAGGCGACGCGCACCGTGCCGGGCCTGACCGACCTGGCCGCACAGGTGGCGAACAGCGGCGAGGACGCCGTGCGGGCCAGCGCCGCCGAGTTCATCCTGGAGGGCCTCTACGGGCGCAAGAAGCTCAGCCGGGCCGAGGAAACCTACGCCGCCCCCGAGCCGGAAGTGCGCCAGCAGCGCGGGGGCCGCTGGAACTGA
- a CDS encoding GGDEF domain-containing protein produces the protein MLVPTPSLNVPVLVFTGLLLLAAAVYSCLPPRWEWGLRLSFALGHLLFLLALALFSDQLGIPHAALLTARSIVLLLTPVTVLAWSMLFFDRPRIGRLLSFSLALLATLLTVRWNAELPEASSATSVLLLIICLVTHVFGWAVTGLQRRLTLGERHARLDALTGLLNRRAFEEACEGAAPPGVLAVLDIDHFKQVNDRHGHEAGDRVLRSVADVLLDTVGGCGRVYRWGGEEFAVCLPDACAASAHDLLEQVRHEVARRSFIGGQHVTLSIGLSAYGPGLPLRRAFTLADAALRSAKATGRDRIVVAAV, from the coding sequence ATGCTGGTGCCCACGCCCAGCCTGAATGTGCCGGTTCTGGTGTTCACGGGCCTGCTGCTGCTCGCCGCCGCCGTCTATTCCTGCCTGCCGCCGCGCTGGGAATGGGGGCTGCGGCTGAGCTTTGCGCTGGGGCATCTGCTGTTCCTCCTGGCCCTGGCGCTGTTCAGTGACCAGCTCGGCATTCCGCATGCGGCCCTCCTGACTGCGCGCAGCATCGTGCTGCTGCTCACGCCGGTCACGGTGCTGGCCTGGAGCATGCTGTTTTTTGATCGGCCCCGCATCGGGCGGCTGCTGAGTTTCAGTCTGGCGCTGCTGGCCACGCTGCTCACCGTACGCTGGAATGCAGAGTTGCCGGAGGCCAGTTCCGCGACCAGCGTTCTCCTCCTGATCATCTGCCTGGTGACCCACGTGTTCGGCTGGGCGGTCACGGGGCTGCAACGGCGGCTGACGCTGGGAGAGAGGCACGCCCGCCTGGATGCCCTGACCGGGCTGCTCAACCGCCGCGCCTTTGAGGAGGCGTGCGAGGGGGCCGCGCCGCCCGGGGTCCTGGCCGTGCTCGACATCGACCACTTCAAGCAGGTGAACGACCGGCACGGGCACGAGGCCGGGGACCGGGTGCTGCGCTCGGTGGCCGACGTGCTGCTCGACACCGTGGGCGGGTGTGGCCGGGTCTACCGCTGGGGAGGGGAGGAGTTCGCGGTCTGCCTGCCCGACGCCTGTGCCGCGAGTGCCCATGACCTGCTGGAACAGGTCCGCCACGAGGTGGCCCGGCGGTCCTTCATCGGCGGTCAGCATGTCACCCTCAGCATCGGCCTCAGCGCCTATGGCCCCGGCCTGCCCCTGCGCCGCGCCTTTACCCTGGCCGACGCGGCCCTGCGGAGTGCCAAGGCCACGGGGCGCGACCGCATCGTGGTGGCGGCGGTGTAA
- the panB gene encoding 3-methyl-2-oxobutanoate hydroxymethyltransferase → MKRSVPDLMTAQEPLVMVTAYDYPGARHAEAAGVDLILVGDSLGNVVLGYDSTAPVTLDDMIHHARAVRRGAPDTFLVVDLPFGTYHTGVTDAMRHAVRVIQQTGADAVKLEGATPEVLEVVRVLARNGIPVMGHVGLMPQTATAQGGLKVQGKDEESARRTLEGALALEAAGAFSVVLEAIPARLARLITERLHVPTIGIGAGVHCRGQVLVYHDLLGLYEGEEKKLAKRYAELGREAREAIAAYAREVRAREFPTKDQSFVMKDDVLGKLY, encoded by the coding sequence ATGAAACGCAGTGTCCCCGACCTCATGACCGCGCAGGAACCGCTGGTGATGGTCACGGCCTACGACTACCCCGGCGCGCGGCACGCCGAGGCGGCGGGTGTGGACCTGATTCTGGTCGGGGACAGCCTGGGGAACGTGGTGCTGGGCTACGACTCGACCGCGCCCGTCACGCTGGACGACATGATTCACCACGCGCGGGCCGTGCGCCGGGGCGCGCCGGACACCTTCCTGGTCGTGGACCTGCCCTTCGGCACCTACCACACCGGGGTCACGGACGCGATGCGCCACGCCGTGCGCGTGATTCAGCAGACGGGCGCGGACGCCGTGAAGCTGGAAGGGGCCACGCCCGAGGTGCTGGAGGTCGTGCGGGTGCTGGCCCGCAACGGCATTCCGGTGATGGGCCACGTGGGGCTGATGCCGCAGACTGCCACCGCCCAGGGTGGCCTGAAGGTGCAGGGCAAGGACGAGGAGAGCGCCCGCCGCACCCTGGAAGGCGCGCTGGCGCTGGAGGCGGCGGGAGCCTTCAGCGTGGTGCTGGAGGCGATTCCGGCCCGGCTGGCGAGGCTGATTACCGAGCGGCTGCACGTGCCCACCATCGGCATCGGGGCGGGGGTGCATTGCCGGGGCCAGGTGCTGGTGTACCACGACCTGCTGGGCCTCTACGAGGGCGAGGAGAAGAAGCTCGCCAAGCGCTACGCCGAACTGGGCCGCGAGGCGCGCGAGGCCATCGCCGCCTATGCCCGCGAGGTCCGCGCCCGCGAGTTCCCGACCAAGGATCAGAGCTTCGTGATGAAGGACGACGTGCTGGGCAAGCTGTACTGA
- a CDS encoding DUF420 domain-containing protein, which produces MASIINQWAVITIVLSGITLVVGVFFIRRGNREAHMRAMLLASALATIFLVLYLTRLGLGYEKKYAGPAEWRGAYYFLLISHIILAAANLPLALLALWNAGKGLRAAGNLQNIDAPAARPWFGRHRAWVRWTVPVWLYVAVTGWIIYLVLGRWGEVMQG; this is translated from the coding sequence GTGGCGTCGATCATCAACCAGTGGGCAGTTATCACCATCGTCCTGAGCGGCATCACGCTCGTGGTCGGCGTGTTTTTCATCCGGCGCGGCAACCGCGAGGCGCACATGCGGGCCATGCTGCTGGCCAGCGCCCTGGCGACCATTTTTCTGGTGCTGTACCTCACCCGCCTGGGCCTGGGCTACGAGAAGAAGTACGCCGGACCCGCCGAGTGGCGCGGCGCGTACTACTTTCTCCTGATCAGCCACATCATTCTGGCGGCGGCGAACCTTCCGCTGGCTCTCCTGGCCCTCTGGAATGCCGGGAAGGGGCTGCGGGCCGCGGGCAACCTGCAAAATATCGACGCTCCCGCCGCCCGCCCCTGGTTTGGCCGCCACCGCGCCTGGGTACGCTGGACGGTGCCGGTGTGGCTGTACGTGGCCGTGACGGGCTGGATCATCTACCTCGTGCTGGGGCGCTGGGGCGAGGTGATGCAGGGGTAG
- a CDS encoding COX15/CtaA family protein, which yields MSSALTVPRSRAGAWLPRLAWAALVYNVLVILWGAVVRLTGAGAGCGDHWPLCNGVVVPQSPQLHTVIEFSHRLTSGASGLLALGLIALAFRTAPRGHPARLGAVLTFVLILAEGLVGGAQVLLGLTADSTDPARGFVQGVHLANTFLLLGALLLTALWASGRPVLRLRGQGRTLGLLALGLGLTLLLGMAGAVTALGDLLFAPAPGTPLDTVWRDYGSTATLIENLRVIHPMLAILTSVYLVWLVGALRRLRPSPGVTRWGGVLLGLIGAQVLAGFVNVALHAPAWMQLTHLLLACLMWLGMVLLGYEALTALRRVHPAARKSVAA from the coding sequence GTGAGCAGCGCATTGACGGTGCCCCGGTCACGGGCGGGGGCGTGGCTTCCCCGACTGGCCTGGGCGGCACTGGTCTACAACGTGCTGGTGATCCTGTGGGGTGCGGTCGTGCGCCTCACCGGGGCGGGGGCAGGCTGCGGCGACCACTGGCCGCTGTGTAACGGCGTGGTGGTGCCGCAGAGTCCTCAGCTCCACACGGTCATCGAGTTCAGCCACCGCCTGACCAGCGGCGCGAGCGGCCTGCTGGCGCTGGGCCTGATCGCGCTGGCCTTTCGCACCGCGCCGCGGGGCCACCCCGCGCGGCTGGGCGCGGTCCTCACCTTCGTGCTGATCCTGGCCGAGGGGCTGGTGGGCGGCGCACAGGTGCTGCTGGGCCTGACCGCCGACTCGACCGACCCCGCGCGCGGCTTTGTGCAGGGCGTGCATCTGGCGAACACCTTCCTGCTGCTGGGGGCGCTGCTGCTCACGGCGCTGTGGGCCTCGGGCCGCCCGGTGCTGCGGCTGCGCGGGCAAGGGCGCACGCTGGGCCTGCTCGCGCTGGGCCTGGGGCTGACGCTGCTGCTGGGCATGGCGGGCGCGGTGACGGCGCTGGGCGACCTGCTGTTCGCCCCGGCCCCCGGCACGCCCCTCGACACGGTGTGGCGCGACTACGGGAGCACGGCGACCCTGATCGAGAACCTGCGCGTGATTCACCCCATGCTCGCCATCCTGACCAGCGTGTATCTGGTCTGGCTGGTGGGGGCGCTACGCCGCCTGCGGCCCTCGCCGGGCGTGACCCGCTGGGGCGGAGTGCTGCTGGGCCTGATCGGCGCGCAGGTGCTGGCGGGCTTCGTGAACGTGGCGCTGCACGCACCGGCCTGGATGCAGCTCACGCACCTGCTGCTGGCGTGCCTGATGTGGCTGGGCATGGTGCTGCTGGGCTATGAGGCCCTGACGGCCCTGCGCCGGGTCCACCCTGCGGCGCGGAAGTCGGTGGCGGCATGA